In one window of Candidatus Sulfuricurvum sp. RIFRC-1 DNA:
- a CDS encoding nuclear transport factor 2 family protein, giving the protein MMRTPKEILTEWMDAVNHGDIEALLSLYDEHAVLIPTFSNKLPNTPDKLREYFEKLGSREGLSIALHEKTLHVQRINESVYALSGIYNWRFDVEGEMLNFEARFSYIVDISKSRPIMQHHSSQVPRMV; this is encoded by the coding sequence ATGATGAGAACTCCAAAAGAGATTCTTACGGAATGGATGGATGCCGTTAATCATGGTGACATTGAGGCTCTTTTGTCTTTATATGATGAACATGCTGTTTTAATTCCGACGTTTTCCAATAAATTGCCGAATACACCGGATAAGCTTCGTGAATATTTTGAAAAATTAGGAAGTCGTGAGGGGTTAAGTATTGCGCTGCATGAAAAAACATTGCACGTTCAACGTATCAATGAGAGTGTGTATGCATTGAGCGGTATCTATAACTGGCGTTTTGATGTTGAGGGAGAGATGCTGAATTTTGAAGCTCGGTTTAGTTATATTGTAGATATTTCTAAGTCAAGACCAATTATGCAGCATCACTCTTCTCAAGTACCGCGCATGGTATAG